A part of Desulfitibacter alkalitolerans DSM 16504 genomic DNA contains:
- a CDS encoding LUD domain-containing protein, which translates to MSLEKKFQKYTAELHKAANDKNIEVALSRAVKSYRSNTKAALERYPHTVQMAEEVIELKKESIKRMKELVDQARESIELNKGKTYFAKTREDALQLAYDIIGTKKIVVKGKSILAEELEVREYLIEKGNEVWETDLGEFILQLRNERPMHIVSPSIHVPREQVAEVFTEFFGRPIEPDIAKEVAAVKEFLRDKYFNADIGMSGSNVVAADTGAMVIIENEGNARICTAVPPVHVVMVGIEKVVPTFQDAMKVSEVTWRYANYTVPGYVNIISGPSKTGDIEKVTTYGAHGPAEIHVIFVDNGRSNMAEEDLFKQGLHCLRCGGCMYECPVFQQVAGHFGFRYLGGIGAIWTAFVAGGLDNAAPLIYNCLRCGRCMERCPVKIDVPSMITELRKRIVSLGYSG; encoded by the coding sequence ATGTCTTTAGAAAAAAAGTTCCAAAAATATACTGCTGAGCTTCACAAGGCAGCAAATGACAAAAACATTGAAGTAGCCCTTTCCCGCGCAGTTAAGTCATACAGAAGCAATACAAAGGCTGCCCTTGAAAGATATCCCCATACAGTGCAGATGGCGGAGGAAGTAATTGAGCTAAAAAAAGAATCTATCAAAAGGATGAAGGAGTTAGTTGACCAGGCCAGAGAATCCATTGAACTAAACAAGGGAAAGACTTATTTTGCAAAGACCAGGGAAGATGCCCTCCAGCTAGCTTATGATATTATTGGTACTAAAAAAATTGTAGTAAAGGGCAAGAGCATTCTGGCAGAAGAGTTGGAAGTTAGAGAATATCTCATTGAAAAGGGGAATGAGGTTTGGGAAACAGATCTGGGTGAATTCATCCTCCAACTAAGAAATGAAAGGCCCATGCACATTGTGTCTCCCTCCATCCATGTGCCCAGGGAGCAGGTGGCGGAAGTATTTACTGAGTTTTTCGGCCGCCCCATTGAACCAGATATTGCCAAGGAAGTTGCAGCCGTTAAGGAATTCCTTAGAGATAAGTATTTTAACGCAGATATAGGCATGAGCGGCTCTAATGTTGTAGCCGCAGACACAGGTGCAATGGTAATAATTGAGAATGAAGGAAACGCCAGAATTTGCACAGCAGTTCCTCCGGTACATGTTGTCATGGTAGGCATTGAAAAGGTGGTCCCCACATTCCAGGATGCCATGAAGGTTTCTGAAGTAACCTGGCGTTATGCTAATTACACCGTTCCGGGTTATGTGAATATAATTAGCGGCCCCAGCAAAACAGGTGACATTGAAAAGGTTACAACCTATGGAGCCCATGGGCCAGCAGAAATTCATGTGATTTTTGTTGATAATGGACGTTCTAATATGGCTGAAGAAGACCTCTTCAAACAAGGCTTGCATTGCCTGAGATGCGGCGGCTGTATGTACGAATGCCCGGTTTTTCAGCAGGTAGCAGGTCATTTTGGTTTCAGGTATCTAGGAGGAATTGGAGCAATCTGGACAGCATTCGTCGCCGGAGGCTTGGATAATGCAGCCCCACTAATCTATAATTGCCTGCGCTGCGGACGATGCATGGAGCGCTGTCCCGTAAAAATTGATGTCCCTTCAATGATAACCGAGCTGCGCAAAAGAATAGTATCCCTTGGATATTCAGGCTAG
- a CDS encoding bifunctional diguanylate cyclase/phosphohydrolase: MNLKRKHSKKVNEIIIVAQFFSIIIVSVAVVNHFQIKSFQSFSDNMLNFFYFAMVFTLFLIIGLLYLEKNFIKRSDKKITWYSYFFNISLLLIVVFVINLTGKEQSPFEILFILPVITTAITHGVRGGLFFAGVESAYIFSYHYPAAMASHSLTLDTSIMYISILFLAAWLIGSFTELEHKTRRKLEDLVNIDALTELSNHRHFQEALHDKISAADRKKEQLSLIFGDVDYFKYYNDIFGHQEGDKVLQTIGKILAENLPPNCIAARYGGDEFAIILPCYSQGEAVEVAERLRKKVEEIHFFGQEHLPHENITLSLGVATFPENAKTPKELLSVADEALYSAKYMHRNKVKLYFSVLDELKSKLKDDETEIISSLRTFLSIINAKDRYTYGHSERVMEYAVEMAGTLNFTKEEADILKYSAFLHDIGKIEVDRYILSKQTTLTCEEMEVMKKHTTNGADIIRPIKLLYKCADIIKYHHENFDGSGYPDKLSGRYIPVGARILRIIDSYDAMVTDRPYRNGISWFEALEELKKYAGTYYDPYLVTIFSRVINTRYNNQVS, encoded by the coding sequence TTGAATCTTAAGAGAAAACATTCAAAAAAAGTTAATGAAATTATTATAGTAGCTCAATTTTTTTCTATAATTATCGTTTCCGTAGCTGTAGTTAACCATTTTCAAATTAAAAGTTTTCAAAGTTTTAGTGATAATATGCTTAATTTTTTCTACTTTGCTATGGTTTTTACACTTTTTTTAATTATAGGTTTGTTGTATCTTGAAAAGAATTTTATAAAACGGTCTGATAAAAAGATAACCTGGTACAGCTATTTTTTTAACATTTCCTTGCTTTTAATTGTGGTTTTTGTTATTAACCTAACTGGTAAGGAGCAAAGCCCCTTTGAAATATTGTTCATTTTGCCGGTGATTACCACGGCCATTACCCATGGTGTAAGGGGAGGCTTGTTTTTTGCTGGAGTTGAAAGTGCATATATTTTTTCCTACCATTATCCTGCAGCCATGGCCTCACATAGCTTAACACTAGACACAAGCATTATGTATATAAGCATTCTTTTTCTAGCAGCCTGGCTTATTGGCAGCTTTACTGAACTGGAGCATAAAACAAGAAGAAAGTTAGAAGATCTTGTTAATATAGATGCCTTAACTGAACTTAGCAATCATCGCCATTTTCAGGAGGCCCTTCATGATAAAATATCAGCGGCTGACCGAAAAAAAGAGCAGCTGTCTCTAATTTTTGGAGATGTTGATTATTTCAAGTATTACAATGATATATTTGGGCATCAAGAGGGGGATAAAGTTTTACAAACAATAGGAAAAATATTAGCTGAAAATTTGCCGCCAAACTGTATTGCAGCCCGTTATGGTGGGGATGAGTTTGCCATCATACTGCCCTGTTATTCTCAGGGTGAAGCAGTTGAAGTTGCAGAAAGGTTAAGAAAAAAAGTAGAAGAAATCCACTTTTTTGGACAAGAGCACCTTCCTCATGAAAACATTACCCTTTCCCTGGGTGTTGCAACCTTCCCCGAAAATGCAAAAACTCCCAAAGAGTTGTTAAGTGTAGCTGATGAAGCCCTTTATAGTGCAAAATACATGCACAGAAATAAAGTGAAGCTTTATTTTTCAGTCCTAGATGAGCTAAAATCAAAGCTTAAAGACGATGAAACTGAAATTATCAGCTCGTTACGAACCTTCTTAAGCATTATAAATGCCAAGGATAGATATACCTATGGGCATTCTGAAAGAGTAATGGAGTATGCAGTAGAGATGGCTGGAACATTGAACTTTACAAAAGAGGAAGCCGATATTTTAAAATACAGTGCTTTTTTGCATGATATAGGAAAGATTGAAGTTGATAGATACATATTAAGCAAACAAACAACATTGACTTGTGAGGAAATGGAAGTTATGAAAAAACACACCACTAATGGTGCTGATATAATACGACCTATCAAACTCCTTTATAAATGTGCGGATATAATTAAATATCACCATGAAAACTTTGATGGGAGCGGTTATCCTGACAAGCTAAGTGGCAGATATATCCCTGTGGGGGCAAGGATCCTGCGTATTATAGATAGCTATGATGCCATGGTGACAGACAGGCCCTATCGCAATGGCATATCCTGGTTTGAGGCCCTGGAAGAGCTTAAAAAATATGCTGGGACATATTATGATCCATACCTGGTTACTATATTTTCCAGAGTAATTAATACAAGATATAACAATCAGGTCTCTTAA
- a CDS encoding AgrD family cyclic lactone autoinducer peptide: MFSKVKLAVLSGLFAVLSLVAFASAASASIFAHYQPNLPKSLRK; this comes from the coding sequence ATGTTTAGTAAAGTAAAGTTAGCGGTTTTGAGCGGTTTATTTGCAGTACTTAGTTTAGTGGCTTTTGCAAGTGCAGCCTCAGCAAGTATTTTCGCGCATTATCAGCCCAATCTTCCAAAGTCTTTAAGAAAATAA
- a CDS encoding accessory gene regulator ArgB-like protein: MLEQLLNKFITSQGSKLKMDEEKIAVANYGLQIIVYSTIGVILIFFIASLLGAVKAVFAAFITAALLRTFSGGAHCKGPLKCMSITCMVFPLLGVISVNISASAAAYSYYTAGIIFLFALLSFYKFAPVDCANKPITCPLQKKQLRLVSFSLITIFLFLSIVFQYRYYEIVLAGQLGILWQSLTLWPLSIKITQRYDQLLAKN; encoded by the coding sequence ATGCTAGAACAATTATTAAATAAATTTATTACCTCCCAGGGTTCAAAGCTGAAAATGGATGAGGAAAAAATAGCTGTAGCCAACTATGGCCTGCAGATAATTGTTTACTCTACAATTGGAGTTATACTCATATTTTTTATAGCTAGCTTACTTGGGGCTGTAAAGGCTGTTTTTGCTGCTTTTATTACGGCTGCCTTGCTGAGGACTTTTTCCGGGGGAGCCCACTGCAAGGGACCCCTTAAATGTATGAGCATAACATGCATGGTATTTCCTCTTCTGGGGGTTATTTCAGTAAATATTTCAGCTTCTGCTGCAGCTTATTCCTATTACACTGCAGGCATAATCTTTCTTTTTGCCCTACTGAGTTTTTACAAATTTGCCCCTGTAGATTGTGCAAACAAGCCCATAACATGTCCCCTGCAGAAAAAACAGCTGAGGCTCGTATCATTTTCACTCATAACCATTTTTCTGTTTTTGTCAATTGTTTTCCAGTACAGGTATTATGAAATAGTATTAGCGGGTCAATTGGGCATCCTGTGGCAGAGCCTTACGCTCTGGCCCTTGAGCATAAAAATAACCCAAAGGTATGACCAGCTTTTAGCAAAAAATTGA
- a CDS encoding TRAP transporter permease, translating to MLDYLKDKLRNIFTPIIAVMTEVNFTMAKFKGHWAIIITLITVSMAAFHLYYNSYGLMMAIQLRAAHLAFVFLLIFLIFPVRRGIAKTKPSIADMILAVSGVFVAMYMYFMYNNFAVTGRLPDPIDLTVAVIGILLLFEACRRAVGWPLVILSAVFLIYAKYGNLAPGGFKIVPFSTNRIIYQMYYTETGIFGIVLGVSATFIFMFILFGAFLGVNKSSEFFNDISLALAGHRSGGPGKVAILASGVMGTISGSAVANVATTGTITIPLMKRVGYKPHFGAAVESVASSGGSLMPPIMASSAFIMSEILGVPYLKVITAALIPALLYYLALWVMLDLEARKMGLKGLPKEQLPKLKQVIINRGHLAIPLAIVIYLLISGRTPLFAGFWGIVSTVAISSLRSDTRMSPDRIIVALRNGAVASMAPAIACATVGIIVGISSMTGVGTMMATNIINISGGNLMIALVMTMVASIVLGMGLPTAACYITAATVAAPALIRMDVLPIAAHLFVLYYAVLSNLTPPVALASFTAAGIANAPPNKVAMTGLKLGLAGFIVPMMFVYSPILLLQVDPLPIFDLALVIVTAVVGVICLGAAMEKYFLLNLNRFEQLLFLIVSLVMIKPGLMTDIIGATLLAVAILSQIIRKKKYSQQNAPVGG from the coding sequence ATGCTAGATTACTTAAAAGATAAATTAAGGAATATCTTTACTCCAATTATTGCAGTAATGACAGAAGTCAACTTTACAATGGCAAAGTTCAAGGGACATTGGGCAATTATTATCACTTTGATTACCGTTAGCATGGCTGCATTTCATCTATACTATAATAGCTATGGCCTCATGATGGCGATTCAATTGAGAGCAGCTCACTTAGCCTTTGTATTTCTTCTTATTTTTTTAATATTTCCTGTTAGAAGAGGAATTGCTAAAACAAAGCCTTCTATTGCAGATATGATACTAGCCGTATCAGGTGTATTTGTGGCAATGTATATGTATTTCATGTACAACAACTTTGCAGTTACCGGTAGACTTCCAGATCCCATTGATCTCACAGTAGCTGTAATAGGCATTTTACTTTTATTCGAGGCCTGTCGCAGGGCTGTGGGATGGCCGCTAGTGATCTTATCAGCTGTTTTTTTAATCTACGCCAAGTATGGGAATTTAGCTCCTGGTGGTTTTAAAATAGTTCCATTTTCAACAAACAGAATAATCTACCAGATGTATTATACAGAAACTGGTATTTTTGGGATAGTCCTTGGGGTTTCGGCTACATTCATTTTTATGTTTATATTATTTGGAGCATTTTTAGGAGTCAACAAATCATCGGAATTTTTTAATGATATCTCTCTTGCATTAGCAGGACATCGATCTGGTGGACCAGGTAAAGTAGCTATTCTAGCAAGTGGTGTCATGGGTACCATAAGCGGTAGTGCAGTTGCAAATGTGGCAACTACAGGAACCATAACCATTCCATTAATGAAAAGAGTTGGTTACAAGCCTCACTTTGGTGCAGCAGTGGAGTCTGTAGCTTCTAGTGGTGGCTCCTTGATGCCTCCAATAATGGCTTCATCAGCCTTTATTATGTCAGAGATTCTTGGTGTGCCCTATTTAAAGGTTATTACTGCTGCTTTAATTCCGGCATTGCTATATTACCTGGCTTTGTGGGTAATGCTGGATTTAGAAGCAAGAAAAATGGGACTTAAAGGTTTACCAAAAGAGCAATTACCTAAACTAAAGCAGGTAATCATTAATAGAGGGCATCTAGCCATACCGTTAGCAATTGTTATCTATTTATTAATATCAGGTAGAACACCATTATTTGCCGGTTTCTGGGGCATTGTATCCACCGTAGCTATCAGCTCACTGAGAAGTGATACCAGGATGTCGCCGGACAGAATTATAGTTGCCCTAAGAAATGGGGCTGTTGCATCCATGGCGCCGGCAATTGCATGTGCTACTGTTGGAATTATAGTAGGCATATCCTCCATGACAGGTGTGGGAACCATGATGGCTACCAATATAATAAATATTTCTGGTGGTAATCTTATGATTGCATTAGTAATGACAATGGTTGCTTCCATTGTGCTGGGCATGGGGCTGCCTACTGCAGCTTGCTATATAACTGCTGCAACTGTGGCTGCTCCTGCATTGATACGTATGGATGTTCTGCCTATAGCTGCTCATTTGTTTGTATTATACTATGCTGTACTGTCCAATTTAACCCCACCAGTAGCTTTGGCATCCTTTACTGCAGCGGGCATTGCCAATGCGCCGCCTAATAAAGTGGCCATGACAGGATTAAAGCTCGGGTTGGCAGGCTTTATTGTTCCTATGATGTTTGTTTACTCGCCTATATTATTGCTTCAGGTGGATCCACTGCCGATTTTTGATTTAGCACTAGTAATTGTGACAGCAGTTGTGGGAGTTATTTGCCTGGGAGCAGCAATGGAAAAATATTTTTTACTCAACCTTAATCGGTTTGAACAACTCCTGTTTTTAATAGTGTCACTAGTAATGATCAAGCCAGGATTAATGACAGATATTATTGGGGCCACCTTACTTGCTGTTGCAATATTAAGCCAGATAATACGTAAAAAGAAATATTCACAGCAGAATGCTCCGGTTGGCGGTTAA
- a CDS encoding TAXI family TRAP transporter solute-binding subunit: MRLKKNILLILVSILVIGFFAVGCGGDKKADENGRPQEFIKIATGNTGGTYYPVGVAMGQLFNQEISYVTSSAMSTGGSVDNIGLLRSNEAQVATMMATVCNWAFFGEGEFADNQYDDIRAITSLWPNLNHIVVLKDIKSFDDLKGKRFVVGAARSGTETDSYAILSTMGLYYRDEDGDKKNVEPVWVNYAEAVEAMKNRQVAGGMFNTFPPGSAVADLMATGDVHILSLTDEQVAMLSEAHPLYTGYTIPAGTYPNQPEDVRVCGYPNILATSAQVPEETVYDMTKAIFENLDFLETAHQATKFIQVDTATKGVQIPFHDGAIRYLKEHGAWNK, translated from the coding sequence GTGAGGCTAAAGAAAAATATTTTATTAATTTTGGTTAGTATTTTGGTAATAGGTTTCTTTGCAGTTGGTTGTGGTGGAGATAAAAAAGCAGATGAAAATGGAAGACCTCAAGAGTTTATTAAGATTGCCACAGGAAATACAGGTGGAACATACTATCCAGTTGGAGTAGCAATGGGACAGTTATTTAATCAGGAAATTTCCTACGTTACATCTTCGGCCATGTCCACTGGAGGCAGTGTAGACAATATAGGTTTATTGCGCTCTAATGAAGCCCAGGTAGCTACAATGATGGCTACAGTTTGCAATTGGGCATTCTTTGGTGAAGGGGAATTTGCAGATAACCAATATGATGACATTCGTGCTATAACAAGTCTGTGGCCCAACCTAAATCATATAGTAGTTTTAAAGGATATTAAAAGCTTTGATGATTTAAAAGGCAAGAGATTTGTTGTTGGGGCTGCACGCAGTGGAACTGAGACTGATTCATACGCAATATTATCAACAATGGGACTATATTATAGAGATGAAGATGGAGACAAGAAGAACGTAGAACCGGTATGGGTAAATTATGCTGAAGCTGTTGAAGCAATGAAGAACAGACAAGTAGCAGGAGGAATGTTTAACACTTTTCCGCCTGGTTCAGCAGTAGCTGATTTAATGGCCACAGGAGATGTCCATATATTATCTCTAACTGATGAACAGGTAGCCATGCTTTCAGAAGCACATCCTTTATATACTGGGTACACCATACCAGCAGGAACATATCCCAATCAACCTGAGGATGTGAGAGTATGCGGCTATCCAAATATTCTAGCAACTTCAGCGCAAGTTCCAGAAGAGACAGTATATGACATGACCAAAGCTATATTTGAAAACCTGGATTTCTTGGAAACTGCACATCAGGCAACTAAGTTCATTCAGGTAGACACTGCAACAAAGGGTGTACAAATACCATTTCATGATGGAGCTATAAGATATCTAAAAGAACATGGGGCCTGGAATAAATAG
- a CDS encoding mandelate racemase/muconate lactonizing enzyme family protein: protein MKIVDVRTTELFYPFRENVHDAARQISGRDVLLVEIITDEGVNGIGFLTGLGVAHGSEIPVINTIIHKGLKPMVLDQDPFTIEKLWQKMYLGTTRYGRKGAAVRAISGIDMALWDLVGKTTNTPVYKLLGGYADKIKVYASGGFYTDRNDPAELVEEMLSYLNRGFNAVKMKVGRDLKKDIQRVKIVREAVGSDIDLLVDANEAWDVGTSLKFIKGVEDYNIFWLEEPLAPDDIDGLVQLTQRSSIPIAAGENEYTRYGFKDLISRSAVSVVQPDVTRVGGISEWMKVASMASAWNMPCVTHAVQEVHISLVTAISNAPMMEYFTREHYLQTFLSDLFIEPSLNEITDGYVKAPQKPGLGLEVDWELANKFKV from the coding sequence ATGAAAATAGTAGACGTAAGAACAACAGAGCTTTTTTATCCCTTCAGAGAAAATGTTCATGATGCTGCAAGACAAATCTCTGGAAGAGATGTGCTTTTAGTAGAAATTATAACTGACGAAGGTGTGAATGGAATAGGCTTTCTTACTGGTTTAGGAGTAGCCCATGGAAGTGAAATACCGGTAATTAATACAATAATTCATAAGGGTCTTAAGCCAATGGTATTGGATCAGGATCCATTTACCATTGAGAAGTTGTGGCAGAAAATGTACCTGGGTACTACAAGATACGGCCGCAAGGGTGCAGCTGTTAGAGCAATAAGCGGAATAGATATGGCACTATGGGATCTGGTAGGAAAGACGACAAATACTCCAGTGTACAAGCTTTTGGGTGGGTATGCAGATAAAATAAAGGTTTATGCTAGTGGAGGTTTTTATACAGACCGTAACGACCCGGCAGAATTAGTTGAAGAAATGCTGTCATACTTAAATAGGGGATTTAACGCTGTAAAAATGAAGGTTGGCAGAGATCTAAAAAAGGACATACAACGTGTGAAAATTGTAAGAGAAGCCGTTGGTTCAGACATTGATCTATTGGTAGATGCTAATGAAGCATGGGATGTTGGAACATCATTAAAGTTCATCAAAGGTGTAGAAGATTATAACATATTTTGGTTAGAAGAGCCCCTTGCACCTGATGATATTGATGGACTTGTACAGCTAACACAACGCAGCAGCATTCCAATTGCAGCTGGTGAAAATGAATATACAAGATATGGTTTTAAGGATTTGATTTCAAGAAGTGCAGTTAGCGTAGTCCAGCCAGATGTGACCAGAGTGGGCGGTATCTCGGAATGGATGAAGGTTGCCTCCATGGCTAGTGCATGGAATATGCCATGTGTAACCCATGCAGTTCAAGAAGTGCATATTTCCCTTGTAACAGCTATTTCAAATGCCCCCATGATGGAATATTTCACCAGGGAACACTATTTACAAACATTCCTATCAGATTTGTTTATTGAGCCTTCATTAAATGAAATTACTGATGGCTATGTTAAAGCTCCCCAAAAACCAGGCTTAGGTTTAGAAGTTGACTGGGAGTTAGCAAATAAGTTTAAGGTTTAA
- a CDS encoding sigma-54-dependent Fis family transcriptional regulator yields MKFEIGVIAPDKDLYILVKELQKEVKESLIVEVGFLEEAILVAQDLINKGVKVIVSRGGTTTRLREAGIHVPIIDIPITEYDVIKLLNQAKHISRKIGVIGYDSLAKAAQDIAPILGVQVQSFLVQNESEVRSRLKELNRQGISVIIGSKLAVEWANKLGMKGILIKSQKSVVLSALNEAEKVLNALHNEREWGQRLNSILDSIREGIISVDRDGRVTHFNQIAVEIMKFNQDPIVNYHIKDIFKDASLIRAVESGEKWIGEVREVNGTKYACGLNPIIVNDQLLGSIISFQDLSDLQRIEYNVRRNLYKKGHIAKHSFNDIIRRESKLEKIISKAKQYASVDSTVLIQGESGTGKEIFAQSLHNYSRRSGGPFVAINCAALPEHLLESELFGYVDGAFTGARKGGKTGLFELAHKGTLFLDEIGEISLSVQARLLRVIEEKQVMRIGDDRIIPIDVRIYCATNKDLRAEVKKGKFREDLYYRINILKLDIPSLRERREDIPALVEHFNERLSTQLNKNSLLLTKKALEMIASYPWPGNIRQLRNTIERLIVTNESTICCPQIEEALDEAWDSPEANRNAPQQERLILKQEEYNIILKVLEEAGGNKAEACRRLGISKATLWRRLKAFQNETYNIEK; encoded by the coding sequence GTGAAATTCGAAATAGGAGTTATTGCCCCAGATAAAGACTTATATATTTTAGTTAAAGAGCTTCAGAAAGAAGTGAAAGAATCGTTAATAGTTGAAGTTGGATTTTTAGAAGAAGCAATCCTTGTGGCTCAAGATCTGATAAATAAAGGGGTCAAGGTAATTGTTTCAAGGGGCGGAACTACAACAAGGCTGCGCGAGGCAGGGATTCATGTACCTATTATAGATATACCCATAACTGAATATGACGTAATAAAACTTTTAAACCAGGCAAAGCACATTTCTAGAAAAATTGGTGTAATAGGATATGATTCTCTTGCCAAGGCTGCACAGGATATAGCCCCAATTTTAGGTGTGCAGGTTCAATCTTTCCTGGTGCAAAATGAATCTGAAGTTCGTTCCAGGCTAAAAGAATTAAATAGACAGGGAATTTCTGTGATAATTGGAAGCAAGCTAGCTGTAGAGTGGGCCAACAAACTGGGAATGAAAGGTATTTTAATTAAGTCTCAAAAATCAGTAGTTTTATCAGCTTTGAATGAAGCGGAAAAGGTTCTTAATGCTCTACATAATGAACGTGAATGGGGCCAAAGGCTTAATAGCATTTTAGATTCAATTAGAGAAGGGATAATTTCTGTAGATAGAGACGGAAGAGTAACTCACTTTAATCAAATTGCAGTTGAAATTATGAAATTTAATCAAGATCCAATTGTAAACTATCATATTAAAGATATATTTAAAGACGCTAGTTTAATCAGGGCTGTTGAAAGTGGTGAAAAATGGATTGGCGAAGTAAGAGAAGTTAACGGTACCAAATATGCATGCGGCTTAAATCCTATAATAGTTAACGATCAATTATTAGGTTCTATTATAAGTTTTCAAGATTTAAGTGATCTGCAAAGAATAGAGTATAATGTTAGGCGCAATCTTTATAAAAAAGGGCATATAGCCAAGCACTCTTTTAATGACATAATTAGAAGAGAAAGTAAATTAGAAAAAATAATATCTAAAGCAAAGCAATATGCATCTGTTGATTCAACGGTGTTAATACAAGGAGAAAGTGGAACTGGAAAAGAAATTTTTGCCCAAAGCCTACACAATTACAGCAGGCGAAGTGGCGGACCTTTTGTGGCCATTAATTGCGCTGCCCTGCCAGAGCATTTATTGGAAAGTGAGCTATTTGGTTATGTAGATGGGGCTTTTACAGGTGCAAGAAAGGGAGGGAAGACTGGTCTTTTTGAACTGGCTCATAAAGGCACCTTATTCTTAGATGAAATAGGTGAAATATCTCTTTCTGTACAGGCAAGGCTACTAAGGGTCATTGAAGAAAAGCAGGTGATGCGAATAGGAGATGATAGAATTATACCCATTGATGTTCGTATATACTGTGCTACTAACAAAGACCTGCGTGCCGAAGTCAAGAAAGGCAAGTTCAGGGAAGACTTGTATTATCGTATTAATATACTTAAATTGGATATTCCTTCATTACGAGAGCGCAGAGAAGATATTCCCGCTTTAGTTGAACATTTCAATGAGAGGCTTAGCACCCAACTCAATAAGAATTCGTTATTATTAACAAAAAAGGCCCTAGAAATGATTGCAAGTTATCCTTGGCCTGGAAACATTAGGCAGTTAAGAAATACTATAGAACGTTTAATTGTAACTAACGAGTCAACTATCTGCTGCCCGCAAATTGAAGAAGCCCTGGATGAGGCTTGGGATAGCCCTGAAGCTAACAGGAATGCTCCACAGCAAGAAAGATTAATTTTAAAACAGGAAGAATACAACATAATATTAAAAGTGCTGGAGGAAGCAGGGGGCAATAAAGCTGAGGCCTGCAGAAGGCTGGGTATCAGTAAAGCAACTCTATGGAGAAGACTAAAAGCATTTCAAAATGAAACCTATAATATTGAAAAGTAG